The Caldicellulosiruptoraceae bacterium PP1 nucleotide sequence ATTGCCACAAGCTCCTAAAAAATTAATCCCGTTAGTTTCTGATAATTCTTGAGTCGTCTTATCATCTATTTCAGAGATTAAACTGTTTTCTACCAGTAGTAAATTCATTTTGCTTTTTTCAATTCCCCAGGAATTAGAAATAAAATTTAATATTTCGAGTGTTCTAATTACATCAATCTTTGTCGCTTTAGCAATTGCAACTATTTTATCAGCAGTTGTAAAAGATGATAAAACACCAGATGTGAACACTCCACTACCTGCATTAATTATTATAAAATTACTATCTCTTTGAAGAATACTTACTAATGTATTTAAGTGCTTATCGTTAATTCTAAATGCATTTTTAATTGTAATACCAGAAAATACTTTGATACCTTCTATTTTTATTAAGTTATCATTTAATATTTTAGAAGTAATTTCTTCTGTATTTATCATTCTTGTTAAGTATTCTATGTTTGTATCTTTTATTTTTAATAAATGGCTTATTCTTGAGCTTATTTCTTCAAAGTCAAGTAAAGTTATATCTGTTTTGCTGTATTTCTTTAATAGTTTGGCAATCTCTATTGAAATCCTTGCAGGGTATTCTCCATCATCATACGACCAAAAAGTTATTGTTTTAGATTGAATAATAACTGGCTTTTCAACTTCTATTATTTTTTCTTTCTCGACTTCTACTATTTTTTCTTTCTCAATTACTTTTTCCTTCTCTACAACCTTTTCTTTTTCTATTACTTCTTTTTCTATTATAACTTCTGGAACAGACTTTATTTGAATTGTTGGTGAGGATAAAACTTTTGAATATATTTTGGATATATCAGCAAATGCCTTAGGATTGTTGTATATGTTTATTACATCATCTATTGTTGTTTCTCCAAATAAAATATCATAAACACCTATGCTTATTAAGTGTTTTATTAGAGAAGGATTATCTTCGTAATCCTTGCCTATATAGATTATTCTTGTGTTTTTTTCTCTTAACTTGAATGTTAATTCTTCTATTGTTATTGCACCATCTAAACTTTCTGATAAAATAACTGTTTCATACTTGTTTTCATCTCTTATTAAATACTCTCTGAAATATATGATTTCTCCTTTTAGCCTTTCATTTATTGCTTTATCAAGTATTTCAATCCCAGTAGCTATTGCTATCATCATTGGACCCCTCTTCCTTTAAACTTTTCAGCTATATATTTTTTCTCGTAATTTTGTATGCTTGATGTCAGATTTTCTTTGTCTATTGTGTCTAACCAGCATTTTGGCTTGTTACATCTTTTACAATCTCTTATAATCCCGAAATCTTCTTTAAGACATAGTGAAGCAAGATATGTTCTTATTGATTGCTTTTTGGGTTTATCCTTCAACAAATAAGGCTTATCTGCAAAATATTGGCTTAATACATCTAATATTGTTTGCATTTTATCTCACCTTTGCTTTGTTCATATAAAATAAAAATAGCCACATGAGAAAATCTCTCATATGGCTATAATAGAAAAAATGCAAGTGAAAGAACATAAAATAAAAGAAGTAAAAGACCTTTATTTTAACAAACGAAAAAATAGTAGACATAACAATAAATATAATAGCCACGTAGAATATAAACTCTACGTGGCAACTTGCAAACTGTTTAATGTAAACTCCTCATGGTATACTCAAAATGGTTAACTTCCCCGTTGATTAACATTTTTATTTATGCTACTTTATCTTATTTTCCTCAACGGGTTATTTCTATAATAACATATTATTTTTATTTCATCAACAGCGAACAAAAAAAAATAGTAATTAAAATTTTTGAGTTATTTCCCTTCACTTAATTTTTCATCAATTGCTTTCGATAACATTTTCCTAGGATATTCTGTCTGTTGCTTTCTTGCTTGTTTTTCTAATTGTTGCAAATACTTTTTTGTGTCACAAACTCATATACTACACGGGTTGATATTTTATTTATACTACGTGGGTTGTGAATTTCTCTAACATGAGCTAACTACTTTTTTATTATAGCACAATTTAGAAAATAGACAAGTATCCCCAGCTCATAATCTTTACCTCCTGCAAACTGAACAAGTAAACTATTTTTGGCAAACTGCCAAAGCAAGGGATTAGCCCCTGCTTGTGGAAGAATTATAACCAGTCATCATCTGATACAATATTCCCTCTAATTCCTTCCACTAAATAAAACAAATTGACAACTCCTGCCAATATACCTAATATAATTACTACTATTGTTTCTTTATCCATAACAAACTGCTCCTTTTGCAAATTTATTTTTGGCTAACTGCCAGAAAGGAGGGCAGTAGCTTTTGCTACTGCTGGGCAAGAGTTCCTTCTTTCTCTTTTTGCTCATCAACTGTAATTATTATCTCTACCTTACCTAACTTCCAGTGGATATTCTTCTTTGTTATTGAAGCAATTAAGACCAGCAAAGCAAAAGCTAATAAAATTATTGCTAATATGTTGTTAATAATAAATGATACTACTGCCACTTTTAACCCTCCTATCTTTGTGGTATAATTTATTTAAGGGCGTGTTAGTGGATATTATATTTTAATTATGCGGTTTGGGGATTAAGAAGTGGTTATTATTTGACCACTTCTTTTTTTATCTTTAATCTAAAAGGCTTTGTATAAACTTCAATTACATAATTTGCTTTGACAATGCTAAAAATTATAAAGACAGCTATAAATCCTATAACAAGTGATATAATCTTAATTTCTTCTTTCCCCAAAACAATCACCCCCTTATGTTTTAGGTTATTACCACTAACACGCCCATATCTAAAAAGGGGTGATTACCGCATTATCAACTACTGGAACAAACAATGTATTGAAAACTATTATTGGCTAACTGCCAAGGTTATAATATTTTTAAAATATTCTTCTTATATTGTGGTATAATTTAATTAAGGGTGCGTTAGGTTTATATTAATGTGGTGATTGGGTAAAGAAGTGGTGAAAAGGTAAGGCTTATTTCACTACTTCTTTTTTTATGCTTATCTTAAAGGGTTTTAGTTTAAATTCTATTTCATAATTTGCTTTAGCAAATGATATAATAAACAGTGCTATTATTGAACCTACAATAAATAAAGCATATTTTACAATATATGAACCCAATCTTATCACCCCCTTTCTTGTCCCTAACGCACCCATGTCTATTTGTTGGGGGTGATTCCTACCACATTATTTACTGCTTACTAACTTTATAATACTAACTGTATTTGGCAAACTGCCAAAAAAGGAGAGTCTATAAAAAACAAAAAAGCCCAAACGAACAATTTTTCTTGTTCATTAAGGCTAACTTTTTTAGGCAAACTGTTTTTATTAACATTTTCATTTATGCACTTCTACATACTATTTCGCTGACAGTTTTATTATAGCATAATTTAGAAAATAGACAAGATATTAATTTATATATTTTTATTAATAATAACATCAAAGTGATGATATTCTATAACTTTATAAATATTTTTTGGGAGTCTTTTTATTACAACAACTATTTTCTTCTCTTCATCAATAAAGGCTTGTTCATCATTAAGATTTATTCTGTATTCACTTATACAATTATATGCATATTCTAATATTTCTCTGCTGGGTGGGAAATTTTTTGAAAATATTATTTTCATTTAGCATCTCTCCTTTTGGTATTGTAAAAGCAAAAGGGCAGGATTTTGCCTTTTTGCTCCCACCCAAGTTATTTGATTTTATGCCACTTCGATTATTTTGTCTTTTTCGCATGTTGGTATCGCTATTTTATTTATAACCGTTATAACTTCGATTATTATTGATTTACCTTTAGTATGAATTAAAACCAACACGCTTATTTTCTTTTGACTATTTCTTATCCAACAGAAAGAATTATTTTTTAAGTCCAATAACTCATCAGCTTTTTCTAATGTTTCGATTATGCCTTCGGTTGCTATTTGTCTTTGAATGTTTCTTAATATTGAGTGATTGCTCCAATTTAATTTGCACTTGAAGTTGTCAATCAATATAGAGCTTGGTAATACTTCCATTTCCTACTCCTCCTATCAAACAAATTTTGGCTAACTGTTTTTTGCTAACTGCCAAAATTAGGAGTAGGATTGAAGTATTACTTTAATATAATTATACCACAATAAATAATTTTGTTATTAGTTTATATAAAAAATAAAAACATTGGTTTTTATCCAATGCTTTTTTTATTAACATTTTTATTTATACAGTCTTTTCATAGGTTTGCTGACAGTTTTATTATAGCACTTTATTATATTTTTGCAAGATTATTTTTTATTTTGGCAATTTCATATAATATCCCTATCCTAAAATCTGTTAATGTAGTTAGTATATTATTTGTATGTGTATTATACCAATATACCCCATTTGTATAAACATAGTCATATAAAGGAGTTATATCTATCTTCTTAGCTTTTATTTTTCCTTTGTTACACATTATACCACTTGCTATTGAATGATAACCATTTGCAATATAGCAAATATTAACTTGAGAAAAATAATAAGCAGTATGATTATTATTTTTATAGATAAAAGGTTCTTTGGAAATAGTTCTAATGTTTTTAACATATTTTTCTCTATTATATGGATAAGTTATTACACACTCATTTGACAAATCAATTTCTATTTCCTCTCCTTCATGTAATCTATAAGCATTATTATTTTTATCATAATAACACATAGGAAAAGGAAAATATCTTGTTATATTTGCTTCTGGATTGTATATTATTTTTGTCAATAAATCTGTCTTTATATCTTCTTTTATTAGGTCCATAATAAAATCAATCATTTTTATCTTATCTTCTATTTTTGTTTCCCCTTCAATAGCATTATTAACAAATTCAATCGCATAGGAAAATTCTCTTTCTGCATTTAATTTGTATAATTCTTTGCTATCTGTGATTATATTTTGTTTTATATTGTTTTTCTTCTTTAACAACCCTCTAAGCAAAATTATTCCTCTCCTTTGTTATCCATTAATTCTTCTCTCAGTAGTTTTATTAAATTGTAATATATCCTCGCTTGTAAAAATGGTTCATTAAACATAAGTGTTCTTATTTCGTTACAAACACGTAGATATTTCTTCTCCATGAATGCCTTTTTAATGTTGACAAAATGTAGTATATATGAAGTATGAAGCAACATACTATTTCTTTGTTCATATATTTTTGAAGGTTTATATTTTTTCAATTCGTTATAAAATATTACTAAAGCTTTTTTAGCTTCTTGGTTCTTTTCTTCTGGAACATCATTTTTCCAATCGTCGTATGGCTCTAATATGAAATATAATTTATTCATCTTTTTCACCTCTATTATAACATCTATAATTATTGCAAAAAAACAAAAGCATTGGCTTTTATTTACCAATGCTTTTATTAATATTGTAAACTTGTAGACCTATTGATAATATTGATTCTATTTGTATACCATAATAAGTAGCTTATCTTAATATTCTTGATATGAGTCCAAATATCCTTTTATCTTCTACCCTGACCTCTTTGATTGTTACAACAACCTCACTACCGATTGTTGGCATTTCTCTTGCTGTTGAAAATGGGGGACACAATGCTTGCTTGCCATCTGGAAGTCTTACCAATATCCCATATGGTGCTATTGCGTCAACCACACATACAAGTATATCTTCTGGTTTTACTACTGGTGGTTTATCCCATGGATTAGGGTATGCTTCTTTTACGCTTACAATAGGTGGATTTTTGCTCTTTACTATGCAATCTACCCTATCACCAAGTTTAAATATTCTCCTTATATCGTTATAATAATTCCATGTTAAATCCTCTGCTTTTAATGGTATCTCATATCCAAACAGATAAATAAATGCGTTTTTTGGTGATATACCAACTATTGTCCCAAAAAGTTTATCTCCTACTTTGATTTTGCTTTCCCATTGTCTATGTCTTATTTCCATTGCTTTTTTACGTGATACAAAAAATTTGTTATTTTCAATTTTATAAATAACAAATTCAATTGGAACACCAAAAAGTGTTGCTATCTTATTAGATACTTGTTCTTGAACTCCTAACTCAGTTTCTGGCATATAGAGTCTAATCCCTCTTGAGTTTATTACTCCATATTGGACGTCATTAATTATTTCCCTTGCTATTATTTTGCCATGAAGTATTTTGTTTAGATTGTAAGCTCTCTCTAAAAACTCAATTCTCTTATCTTTTCCCATCTTTTAACCTCCTGCAAACTATATTTTTATTATATACAATAAAAAAAGCTGGACAAAGCCAGCTTTTAACAAATAATGCCTATTTCGTTGGAAATTTTGTTAATATAATAGTTACAAATATTGCTACCATAGCAACTATTAGTCCAAATGTCTGCCATTTTGTGCTTTTAATTTCTTTTGCTATTTCAACTTTAAAATCAGCAAACTCACTTTTGATGTTAGTTTTAAATTCATTAAGTTCATTTCTAATTTGATTTATTTCTTGTCTAGTTAATTCAATTTTGTCGTCCAACTTATTGATTCTACTTTCTAAATTTTCAAGTCTGTTTTCCATATTGTTGAGCCTATTTTCAATATTTCCAAGTCTGTGTTCTGTGTTTGCAACTTTGTTTTCACTATTTCCCAGCCTATTTTCAATATTCCCAAGCCTGTTATCCAAATTGTCAATCCTATTGTTTAGTTCTTTTCTTGTTTCTGTTATGTCTTGCCTTAAACTGTTGATTTCTTCTTTAAGTTCAATTCTTGTTAGGTCAATTCTGTTTTCTAAAAGCAACCTCTCGTTTGATGTAATTTTTCTTATTCTTTTTTGATTTTCCATATTACTCAACTCCATTTCGCAAACTCCTCTCCTTTATTTTTTAGGAAGCTTTGGCTAACTTCCAAAAAAAGAGAGGTCGCTTTAATTTAATTATACCACATTTTATATTTTAATGGGGCAAAATGCTTTTAATTTTTC carries:
- a CDS encoding DUF1664 domain-containing protein, giving the protein MELSNMENQKRIRKITSNERLLLENRIDLTRIELKEEINSLRQDITETRKELNNRIDNLDNRLGNIENRLGNSENKVANTEHRLGNIENRLNNMENRLENLESRINKLDDKIELTRQEINQIRNELNEFKTNIKSEFADFKVEIAKEIKSTKWQTFGLIVAMVAIFVTIILTKFPTK
- a CDS encoding S1 RNA-binding domain-containing protein, yielding MGKDKRIEFLERAYNLNKILHGKIIAREIINDVQYGVINSRGIRLYMPETELGVQEQVSNKIATLFGVPIEFVIYKIENNKFFVSRKKAMEIRHRQWESKIKVGDKLFGTIVGISPKNAFIYLFGYEIPLKAEDLTWNYYNDIRRIFKLGDRVDCIVKSKNPPIVSVKEAYPNPWDKPPVVKPEDILVCVVDAIAPYGILVRLPDGKQALCPPFSTAREMPTIGSEVVVTIKEVRVEDKRIFGLISRILR
- a CDS encoding DUF6710 family protein; translation: MLRGLLKKKNNIKQNIITDSKELYKLNAEREFSYAIEFVNNAIEGETKIEDKIKMIDFIMDLIKEDIKTDLLTKIIYNPEANITRYFPFPMCYYDKNNNAYRLHEGEEIEIDLSNECVITYPYNREKYVKNIRTISKEPFIYKNNNHTAYYFSQVNICYIANGYHSIASGIMCNKGKIKAKKIDITPLYDYVYTNGVYWYNTHTNNILTTLTDFRIGILYEIAKIKNNLAKI